One region of Eleutherodactylus coqui strain aEleCoq1 chromosome 5, aEleCoq1.hap1, whole genome shotgun sequence genomic DNA includes:
- the TBX1 gene encoding T-box transcription factor TBX1 isoform X2 → MSSEQVDTEEHSAALEKLCRFQCHPMRMHFSAVTRDMEAFTANSLSSLNASGGYHLSPSPGDPYSQHEPHYEPCSAAQHSYSFGPGSSHACPDPESAGASSSSCSSSSTPGSSSSNSSKAPIKKNPKVANITVQLEMKALWDEFNQLGTEMIVTKAGRRMFPTFQVKIFGMDPMADYMLLMDFVPVDDKRYRYAFHSSSWLVAGKADPATPGRVHYHPDSPAKGAQWMKQIVSFDKLKLTNNLLDDNGHIILNSMHRYQPRFHVVYVDPRKDSEKYAEENFKTFVFEETRFTAVTAYQNHRITQLKIASNPFAKGFRDCDPEDWPRNHRPGSLPLMSAFARSRNPVSSPPQNGSDKDGDRRDYERDTSGTPLHGDAAHQQLMSRVLSPSLPVPGGLVPLSTGRPSPPHELRLDPHSQGSEPLHHHPYKYPTSYDHYLGAKTRPTPYPLPSIRGHGYHHHHMNPAAANMYSAAGAPSSYEYGPR, encoded by the exons ATGT CCTCAGAACAAGTGGACACAGAGGAGCACAGCGCTGCCCTGGAGAAGCTCTGCAGGTTCCAGTGCCACCCCATGAGAATGCACTTCAGTGCTGTTACCAGGGATATGGAGG CTTTCACAGCCAACAGTCTAAGTAGCTTAAACGCTTCAGGGGGCTACCACCTCTCCCCATCTCCGGGGGACCCCTACAGCCAGCACGAACCTCACTACGAACCCTGCTCTGCGGCTCAGCATTCCTACAGCTTCGGCCCTGGTTCCAGCCATGCCTGTCCGGACCCCGAGAGTGCCGGAGCCTCGTCCTCCAGCTGCTCGTCCTCCTCCACCCCTGGGAGCAGCAGCAGTAACAGCAGCAAAGCCCCCATCAAAAAGAACCCAAAAGTGGCCAACATCACGGTGCAGCTGGAGATGAAAGCGCTCTGGGACGAGTTCAACCAGCTGGGCACAGAGATGATCGTCACCAAGGCTGGAAG GCGCATGTTTCCCACCTTCCAGGTGAAGATATTTGGGATGGACCCCATGGCTGATTACATGTTATTAATGGACTTTGTACCAGTGGACGATAAGCGCTACAG ATATGCGTTCCACAGCTCGTCGTGGTTAGTGGCGGGCAAGGCAGACCCCGCTACCCCGGGCAGGGTGCACTATCACCCGGACTCTCCAGCCAAGGGCGCCCAATGGATGAAGCAGATTGTTTCCTTCGACAAACTGAAACTGACCAATAATTTACTGGACGACAATGGCCAC ATCATCCTGAACTCCATGCACCGGTACCAGCCGCGCTTCCACGTGGTGTACGTGGACCCCCGCAAGGACAGCGAGAAGTACGCGGAGGAGAACTTCAAGACCTTCGTGTTCGAGGAGACCCGCTTCACCGCGGTCACCGCCTACCAGAACCACCGG atAACGCAACTTAAAATTGCTAGTAATCCATTTGCCAAGGGCTTCAGGGACTGTGACCCAGAGGACTG GCCCAGAAATCATAGACCGGGATCCCTCCCACTCATGAGTGCTTTTGCAAGGTCCAGGAATCCTGTTTCATCACCTCCACAGAATGGAAGTGACAAAG ATGGAGACAGGAGAGATTATGAAAGGGACACCAGTGGCACTCCATTACATGGCGACGCAGCCCATCAACAACTCATGTCCAGAGTTCTCAGCCCATCACTTCCGGTACCCGGTGGACTTGTTCCTCTTAGTACTGGGAGACCCAGCCCTCCCCATGAACTGCGattggacccccattctcagggttCAGAACCTCTTCATCACCATCCATATAAGTACCCAACAAGTTATGATCACTATCTAGGAGCAAAAACAAGACCAACTCCCTATCCCTTACCAAGCATCAGAGGACATGGTTACCACCACCATCATATGAACCCAGCAGCAGCCAATATGTATTCTGCAGCCGGTGCACCTAGCAGTTATGAATATGGACCAAGATAA
- the TBX1 gene encoding T-box transcription factor TBX1 isoform X1, protein MEESSPLSPKANAFSIASLISASEQVDTEEHSAALEKLCRFQCHPMRMHFSAVTRDMEAFTANSLSSLNASGGYHLSPSPGDPYSQHEPHYEPCSAAQHSYSFGPGSSHACPDPESAGASSSSCSSSSTPGSSSSNSSKAPIKKNPKVANITVQLEMKALWDEFNQLGTEMIVTKAGRRMFPTFQVKIFGMDPMADYMLLMDFVPVDDKRYRYAFHSSSWLVAGKADPATPGRVHYHPDSPAKGAQWMKQIVSFDKLKLTNNLLDDNGHIILNSMHRYQPRFHVVYVDPRKDSEKYAEENFKTFVFEETRFTAVTAYQNHRITQLKIASNPFAKGFRDCDPEDWPRNHRPGSLPLMSAFARSRNPVSSPPQNGSDKDGDRRDYERDTSGTPLHGDAAHQQLMSRVLSPSLPVPGGLVPLSTGRPSPPHELRLDPHSQGSEPLHHHPYKYPTSYDHYLGAKTRPTPYPLPSIRGHGYHHHHMNPAAANMYSAAGAPSSYEYGPR, encoded by the exons ATGGAAGAGAGCAGCCCTCTGTCCCCTAAAGCCAATGCTTTCAGTATCGCCTCTCTGATTTCAGCCTCAGAACAAGTGGACACAGAGGAGCACAGCGCTGCCCTGGAGAAGCTCTGCAGGTTCCAGTGCCACCCCATGAGAATGCACTTCAGTGCTGTTACCAGGGATATGGAGG CTTTCACAGCCAACAGTCTAAGTAGCTTAAACGCTTCAGGGGGCTACCACCTCTCCCCATCTCCGGGGGACCCCTACAGCCAGCACGAACCTCACTACGAACCCTGCTCTGCGGCTCAGCATTCCTACAGCTTCGGCCCTGGTTCCAGCCATGCCTGTCCGGACCCCGAGAGTGCCGGAGCCTCGTCCTCCAGCTGCTCGTCCTCCTCCACCCCTGGGAGCAGCAGCAGTAACAGCAGCAAAGCCCCCATCAAAAAGAACCCAAAAGTGGCCAACATCACGGTGCAGCTGGAGATGAAAGCGCTCTGGGACGAGTTCAACCAGCTGGGCACAGAGATGATCGTCACCAAGGCTGGAAG GCGCATGTTTCCCACCTTCCAGGTGAAGATATTTGGGATGGACCCCATGGCTGATTACATGTTATTAATGGACTTTGTACCAGTGGACGATAAGCGCTACAG ATATGCGTTCCACAGCTCGTCGTGGTTAGTGGCGGGCAAGGCAGACCCCGCTACCCCGGGCAGGGTGCACTATCACCCGGACTCTCCAGCCAAGGGCGCCCAATGGATGAAGCAGATTGTTTCCTTCGACAAACTGAAACTGACCAATAATTTACTGGACGACAATGGCCAC ATCATCCTGAACTCCATGCACCGGTACCAGCCGCGCTTCCACGTGGTGTACGTGGACCCCCGCAAGGACAGCGAGAAGTACGCGGAGGAGAACTTCAAGACCTTCGTGTTCGAGGAGACCCGCTTCACCGCGGTCACCGCCTACCAGAACCACCGG atAACGCAACTTAAAATTGCTAGTAATCCATTTGCCAAGGGCTTCAGGGACTGTGACCCAGAGGACTG GCCCAGAAATCATAGACCGGGATCCCTCCCACTCATGAGTGCTTTTGCAAGGTCCAGGAATCCTGTTTCATCACCTCCACAGAATGGAAGTGACAAAG ATGGAGACAGGAGAGATTATGAAAGGGACACCAGTGGCACTCCATTACATGGCGACGCAGCCCATCAACAACTCATGTCCAGAGTTCTCAGCCCATCACTTCCGGTACCCGGTGGACTTGTTCCTCTTAGTACTGGGAGACCCAGCCCTCCCCATGAACTGCGattggacccccattctcagggttCAGAACCTCTTCATCACCATCCATATAAGTACCCAACAAGTTATGATCACTATCTAGGAGCAAAAACAAGACCAACTCCCTATCCCTTACCAAGCATCAGAGGACATGGTTACCACCACCATCATATGAACCCAGCAGCAGCCAATATGTATTCTGCAGCCGGTGCACCTAGCAGTTATGAATATGGACCAAGATAA
- the TBX1 gene encoding T-box transcription factor TBX1 isoform X3, giving the protein MRMHFSAVTRDMEAFTANSLSSLNASGGYHLSPSPGDPYSQHEPHYEPCSAAQHSYSFGPGSSHACPDPESAGASSSSCSSSSTPGSSSSNSSKAPIKKNPKVANITVQLEMKALWDEFNQLGTEMIVTKAGRRMFPTFQVKIFGMDPMADYMLLMDFVPVDDKRYRYAFHSSSWLVAGKADPATPGRVHYHPDSPAKGAQWMKQIVSFDKLKLTNNLLDDNGHIILNSMHRYQPRFHVVYVDPRKDSEKYAEENFKTFVFEETRFTAVTAYQNHRITQLKIASNPFAKGFRDCDPEDWPRNHRPGSLPLMSAFARSRNPVSSPPQNGSDKDGDRRDYERDTSGTPLHGDAAHQQLMSRVLSPSLPVPGGLVPLSTGRPSPPHELRLDPHSQGSEPLHHHPYKYPTSYDHYLGAKTRPTPYPLPSIRGHGYHHHHMNPAAANMYSAAGAPSSYEYGPR; this is encoded by the exons ATGAGAATGCACTTCAGTGCTGTTACCAGGGATATGGAGG CTTTCACAGCCAACAGTCTAAGTAGCTTAAACGCTTCAGGGGGCTACCACCTCTCCCCATCTCCGGGGGACCCCTACAGCCAGCACGAACCTCACTACGAACCCTGCTCTGCGGCTCAGCATTCCTACAGCTTCGGCCCTGGTTCCAGCCATGCCTGTCCGGACCCCGAGAGTGCCGGAGCCTCGTCCTCCAGCTGCTCGTCCTCCTCCACCCCTGGGAGCAGCAGCAGTAACAGCAGCAAAGCCCCCATCAAAAAGAACCCAAAAGTGGCCAACATCACGGTGCAGCTGGAGATGAAAGCGCTCTGGGACGAGTTCAACCAGCTGGGCACAGAGATGATCGTCACCAAGGCTGGAAG GCGCATGTTTCCCACCTTCCAGGTGAAGATATTTGGGATGGACCCCATGGCTGATTACATGTTATTAATGGACTTTGTACCAGTGGACGATAAGCGCTACAG ATATGCGTTCCACAGCTCGTCGTGGTTAGTGGCGGGCAAGGCAGACCCCGCTACCCCGGGCAGGGTGCACTATCACCCGGACTCTCCAGCCAAGGGCGCCCAATGGATGAAGCAGATTGTTTCCTTCGACAAACTGAAACTGACCAATAATTTACTGGACGACAATGGCCAC ATCATCCTGAACTCCATGCACCGGTACCAGCCGCGCTTCCACGTGGTGTACGTGGACCCCCGCAAGGACAGCGAGAAGTACGCGGAGGAGAACTTCAAGACCTTCGTGTTCGAGGAGACCCGCTTCACCGCGGTCACCGCCTACCAGAACCACCGG atAACGCAACTTAAAATTGCTAGTAATCCATTTGCCAAGGGCTTCAGGGACTGTGACCCAGAGGACTG GCCCAGAAATCATAGACCGGGATCCCTCCCACTCATGAGTGCTTTTGCAAGGTCCAGGAATCCTGTTTCATCACCTCCACAGAATGGAAGTGACAAAG ATGGAGACAGGAGAGATTATGAAAGGGACACCAGTGGCACTCCATTACATGGCGACGCAGCCCATCAACAACTCATGTCCAGAGTTCTCAGCCCATCACTTCCGGTACCCGGTGGACTTGTTCCTCTTAGTACTGGGAGACCCAGCCCTCCCCATGAACTGCGattggacccccattctcagggttCAGAACCTCTTCATCACCATCCATATAAGTACCCAACAAGTTATGATCACTATCTAGGAGCAAAAACAAGACCAACTCCCTATCCCTTACCAAGCATCAGAGGACATGGTTACCACCACCATCATATGAACCCAGCAGCAGCCAATATGTATTCTGCAGCCGGTGCACCTAGCAGTTATGAATATGGACCAAGATAA